TGATGCCCTCTGACAATTGAAATGTGAATGCATTATGTTGCTTAGAACACAAGTCAATATTTGTTAAACTGGAACAAAACTCCATTATCTAGACTCGAGTTTTGCTAAAATTGTTTTATAAATTTCATTATagttaacaaaaaataaacttatgaAATCTCAATTATGATTGTTCATGTGCCCCTACTGAGAAATGTGTTAGGTATGATGGATGCTATAGATAGAAAAATGTTGGCTTAAGGTTGGATTCCAGGTATTATGTGCTATCCTGGATGATGGAATTGCATAGCATCCTAAGTTTCTATATTTTCCTCAACAGATTTACTGAAAATGTTTTTCAAGGATATTCAACAATAACTTTAATCTTTAGACTCTCTAATTGTTGCAGTCTCTAATGCTTTAGGTAATCCTATTAGCCTATTGTTAGATCAATTAAAAGAGTGTTTTAGCCTTCTGCTagtaacttctatttcacagaatttgtttcatatttttttaaaattatatttgtttcctataacttcctaagccattatacaacattaaattaaattaagtaacatgaaacaacattaaataacattaaccaacatacaaattatacaacataaaaaaaaaacatttaacaacatgaaacttaaacaacatttttgaaaacatttaacaacataaaacttaaacgcctactccatgcttcttttggcccaaagatgtgcaacaagatcctgttgtaggtacttgtttgtggcatgatgacgtatcattctatagctcctcatgtactcatttatagagatactaccagttcttggattgaaaggcaaattaggcccatcatatatttttgcacgagcccttcttgacctatttggatcttcttggtcgTCATCAGACTCTCtatcaatatacccatctcgctcatcctccactatcatattgtgtaatatgatgtaagacatcatgatggagtccaaattttctcgatTCCACCCTCTTGTCGGTTCGCTTATGATCTTCCACCTtgcttgtagaataccgaaagctctctcaacatctttctgatatgcctcttggtgtaaagtaaacaacttttctgcttcattctagggtttggaattgcttggacaagtgtcgtccactttgggtagatgccatctgccaagtaatacctcATATTGTATTGACGACTattgatgtagtagtcaagttgaggtgctttaccttccgacaagttattgaagatgggtgaacgcccaagaactgtaatgtcattttggaatccagggactccaaagaaagcatgccagatccatgtgtcatatgaAGCAACTGCCTCTAACAAAacagttggctttctcgacATTCTGCTAAAGCCTCCTTGCCATCCGgtgggacagttcttccaatcccaatgcatgcagtttaatgaccctatcatgcccgAAAACACACGGTCTTCAGCTTTGCGAAAGAGCCGATTCAgattttcttgatttggctcgcggaggtactcgtctttgtaaacctgaacaattgtgtcacagaattgttcaagagtatgaaggcatgtagactcagacataccatgggtttcatccatCGTATCAGTTGGGGAGCCATAGGCCATCATTCAAAGTGCAACagtaaccttctgatgaggtgagaaaccagggTAGCTTGCTCTGTCCCGCTTCTgtcgaaagtatggattgacctgCTGGAAATCACGAAGTAAATGCTCGAAGACATGACACCTCATCCGGAACCGACGTCTGAAATCCTCTTTTGTGTACACCGAGTTagggttgaagtagttgttcatcagattggcatGCGCCATCGCTCTatttcgtggtttgtaagagcgaccaGCAATAGAGCCACCCTATTGAGGTTGATCCtcagttggctgacacaccatAGTCGCAGCCATGACTTCTGCTCTATTTTGTTTGTTGCGCCTTACTTGAACTTAttcatcagactcctcatcttctcgtctcatttgcatccattttgcttccaatttggaattggatgaggacccccagttggaatctgaagaggatccaaagttgaaattcattgcaaacttgaattgaataatattgaattgaaatagattgaatttaaagttgtatgaattatagcccaatatccatcatatttatagcaaaaaaaattcaaatccaacggctagctgatgtcacttagccgttagatttgaatttaagttgtagtttttaaataataaattatgtttggcccttggttggagacggatttttgtgacagggctaaaacgagccatatggtcctttggcccttggttggagacggaggcaaatttcgccatgtactgttcattaaaatattaatattttggaaggccagagggctaaaacgagccctctggccagcccttggttggagatggcctaatctTGCATGTTGGAGATACAAATTTATCCtacaatattaatttttaaaaataataaattttaaagGGCTAAAACATTGTTACAAGGGTTGTGTTTAGCCTTCCGGGATTGAAGATGGCCTATCAGCCACACAAAAACCAACTTATAGTAAGAAAACAGTAATATGTGGCACGTCTACGTGAAATAATCTGTTTGTATTATAGTACTAGTGGACGACACGGTTGACAATTCTCTTTTAAGATATGCTATCAATAAAATATCCACGCATACTATACCACATAACAATACTCTAGTACGTACGGTAGTACCAGACATCCaacattaaaaagaaaaaatagtacTAGAGAAATTATAAGTTCAAATCCCCCCATATAGAGAAGGGACCTTAAATATTAGCACCATTAagtttacaaaataaaatgcccaaataaaatgagccCACAAGCTTTTGAGTTCTGACCATACCGAAATAAAGTACttagaataaaaggaaaactaatgaaaatggcttgaaaactttgagttttaatgataaggacaaaataaaaggtaaagtgaatagtaccatgattgactttttagtgtaaaaatgtggtttttcgttaaagtgaacagtactgggtgtttttcgttaaaaatccCTAGAATAAAtgagttttgaaaaaaaaacatgcatGAAAGGACAGTCCTCCCGACTTCAGTTAAGCTTGAGCACTAACAGAACTTTCTATCATATCACATCAGACGATCTAGATCTCTCCCAGCACCTGCGCAAGTAAAAGAAGAACCCCATTTTATTTACATGTGGAAACCAAGAATTgattaacaaaagaaaagtgAAATGATATATAGAAACTGTATAGTTATATACTAAACCTACCTAGCTAGAAATGGTGCCAATAGTAGTCGTCTTCCTTCCTCTCCCTCACCGCCAGAGGGACATAGGTCTTGGGGTCTTCACCCCACTGTCTCTTCCGCCTAGCCGGAGCACCCGGTGGTTTGGTGTTCGGTGAAGCTGGAGCTGATGAGAGGTTTTTAGATGCCTCTTCCAAGGTATACCTACAGCATATATTCAcacattaactaattaattctgAACCTgttattgtatatatgtatatatgtacccAGTCTTAACTGTCTCCTGGGCTGGGAGGAACATGTTTGAACGGATCGGGAAATTATTATGACTCTCCCCATTCCTGATCTCCATCTGACCATGGAGTGCTAACCCCATCTGCCCAAGGTAAAATATTGCCAAGGAGTTAATAAAACCAGGCACTATATATGATACATCCTCACGGTAAAAGTGGGAAAAGCTCATATGGTCAAGTAGACTAAAATATATTCTGTTAAGGGTAATGTTTGGGAGACAAAATTTGGAGACAAAATTAGCAAACTAAATGATTTGTCACCAATAATAATGAGCACAGTTATcgacgcttaagtaataaaccaatcatcagcTTCCATgttctttagttttcaaaactttgCTTCCAAATTTtctctccctaacattacccttttGTTAAAATTGTAACTAAAAAGCTGACCATTTGCGATAAAATTTCCATATCTGTTGGGTTAACATGTAGAGTAATGAAAACAAAATCGTTATATTGAAGCTGTTCAACTTACATCTGGACGATGCAAATCAACGGTAATATTCCCAGAGCCATTTCGCAGGATAGCATCCAAATTAATTTCTGGTTCCACGTCATAAATGTGAATACCGTCGGGAAAGGAAAAAGGAGGCGAGTTTGGGACATCTCTCAATTGTTTAGAGGAACTTGTATCATCTAATTTACTTTTGTGAGATTTAAATCTCTACAAATATGGTAATACCATCTAGTTAATATGCACATAACAACATTCATAACCACTATATCTATATTCTCCACACCCTAAACTTGATACATTTCAATCGATCTCCAACCAAGCATAAGAaattgaagtactactacaaagtATAGGCTTATTGAGGAATGGTTAGGACTACAACATTCAGCATttcctcattttgttttgtatgcaaTTGACTATTATGTGGAAAACTAAAAGCAATTATTATGAGGATAGAAATGGCAACAAGATATGAAATTCTTATACTAATTGCAATTGGTACTGTTTCATATTGTAGTGTATGAGGTTTAAAAACCACGCACGTTGTCATGTAAGACACGTAAGACATAACCATATATATAGTTATCCGTTGTCCGTTCAAATACATTATAACCGTACAATCGCGTGTCACATAAGAAATCTTTAGGAGAAAATTAGGTCTTGAAATGTTAGAAATCAATACTAGCTATTAGATGATAATAATAAAGATATCTCTACTAGCTAGTTGGGGTAAATTAAGCTATGTGCTTTAGATCTGAGTCCATTAATCATTATGATTTAATTATTTCGTATTGGGATGAAATAATTATATCATATCACATGAATTAAGAACTGGAAGATAGAGTTCAgttaaatataatcaaaattGGGGTTATTTTGTTTGAATATTAGATCCCCCAATATTGTAGCACGTAACTTTGTGGGGATTAATTAGAGGGATtatgaaaattaattggatcTCTCTCACTAAAAAGGAGCATTGAGAAATATAATTCAATAAAAATTAGCAAGAGAAATTGGTTTGAATTTCAATAGAATTTCCCTCCACCTAATGCTACACAAAATTTCTCTTATTAATTATTTCCTTTCATATCGTTTTCCTTCTGCAAATCCTTTGAATCACACCCCTCTTTctcttaattaaataaaataaatatataaaaaagacTTTCCAAGTGATTCAAACCCTtgtcacaaaaaaataaaaataaaaacaattcaaaaccctcgttttgtttttttgggtgATAGATTCAGAACCATACTGATtgaaaacaaattaaacaaaagGGCTAACCATATAACCAATTTTTATCTGATAATTAAAATCCAAACATTGACATGCGTGGATAAGATTAGCTTGCAGCTGATGACATGTTTGTCCACTGGATCAGTCATTTTGGAGGCTGCTGAGAttttgaaaacacctaaaaacaaagatagcCGTACAAGTCCATAAGGTTAGATAGatcatatatatagaaaaatgTGGGGATATATACGCTTACACACAATTATATGTATCTCAAATCTAGGGAAGAAAT
This genomic interval from Malus domestica chromosome 05, GDT2T_hap1 contains the following:
- the LOC139196210 gene encoding uncharacterized protein; protein product: MAHANLMNNYFNPNSVYTKEDFRRRFRMRCHVFEHLLRDFQQVNPYFRQKRDRASYPGFSPHQKVYKDEYLREPNQENLNRLFRKAEDRVFSGMIGSLNCMHWDWKNCPTGWQGGFSRMSRKPTVLLEAVASYDTWIWHAFFGVPGFQNDITVLGRSPIFNNLSEGKAPQLDYYINSRQYNMRYYLADGIYPKWTTLVQAIPNPRMKQKSCLLYTKRHIRKMLRELSVFYKQGGRS